The following nucleotide sequence is from SAR324 cluster bacterium.
GGATCCAGAATGCTTCTGCCACTGCTTCAGGCCCATGCTGTTCATCGAAAGGATAAACTCCATACCACTGAAAATCAGGAACTAGCTGAGACTTCAAGATTTTAGTCACTGATTTTGAGTCAGCCGTGTTGAGAGCAGCATAGAAGTCCAGAACACGGTGCTTTGGAAGAGCATAGGAATGCATTGCTGTGGGTCTACAGAAAGGTTGAAAAGCTAAGTGACACTAAATGATCTCCAAATCCACCAGAGAAATTAAGCAAATGCAGCAGTTCGTTGCTTGTTTAAAAAACTGGAAACCAAGGTGTCTGGACTGGTATCAACTATCTAAAACATTTGATGTTTTAACCACCTCAATCGATTGAGCAAAAACGATGGGATCAGAAAATCATGAAAATCTCAGTCTGGATTATCAATCCATGATGTATGAAGCAGTTGTTTATCCACCGTTCATCAAGACAGAGGTCCTAAACGAGTTGAGAGAAAAGCACATCCTACGATCCAGTGACATTGTCATCACAACGTTTCCAAAATGTGGAACAACCTGGATGCAGCAGATCGTACTGACTCTGCTGGCTGATGGGGATGGTTCGAAAGTGCGGAGACCAATGGACATGTCTCCATGGCTGGAAGCATGGGTTTCCGACAACGGATTAGAGGCTTTTGAATCGTGGCATCCTGAGAAGACCGGCTGGAATGGCCTCAACATCTCGCTTGAGTCTGAATGGTGTCCACCCAGACGAGTACTGAAAACGCATGCTCCAGCCCAACTGGCACCTTGGACAGGAGGAACAAGACGTGAGGCCATGAATGGTGCACGGGTAATCGTTGTTGTGCGCAACCCGAAGGATGCTGCTGTCAGCCACTATCACCATACCATCGACCTGCCTCACTGCTTTCAGTACAACGGTAGCTGGGATCACTTCCTGACCAAGCTG
It contains:
- a CDS encoding sulfotransferase domain-containing protein, with the protein product MGSENHENLSLDYQSMMYEAVVYPPFIKTEVLNELREKHILRSSDIVITTFPKCGTTWMQQIVLTLLADGDGSKVRRPMDMSPWLEAWVSDNGLEAFESWHPEKTGWNGLNISLESEWCPPRRVLKTHAPAQLAPWTGGTRREAMNGARVIVVVRNPKDAAVSHYHHTIDLPHCFQYNGSWDHFLTKLWIPGRVESGSFWEWYHSWWEVYQLGSLDLLWISYEELLSEPKKSISRVAEFIGLEPTTELVKGVLTASNFQAMKQAFNEEDAKKLTNGQEDRIKKNHIRQGKSGIWPETFTKTQIELMDRYHMDECSRLSLPLKLFPQMRL